The DNA sequence TTTTCGTATGAAGGTGAACTGCCCGGGCATAGATGTGGCACATCTCGCAGGAGCGCATACTTGATTAAATAGCGTAGTTCTTTGCCGCAGTTTGCGACACCGTTATGCCGCATCTCTTGAATTTTATGCGATACACCTCCCCAAAAGTTTCGCTTAAGCAGCCACTTTGGCGACCGCAGTCTTTCTTCAAAAACAATGTGAGATACGGACATCGTTGAACTATACCAAGTTTGATAGCCCTTAGTTTCGAGTCGAACTCTCAACTCGTTCCCTTCATTGGACAGCAGACAATCTTTGACGCGGCCCAGATCCGTGCTAAAGCGGCCCACTTCAACTAAGTGGCTCTTCCAATAGGCGCTATTACCTTCGCCCAGCCATTGCTCGGCCGATGTCACTTCATAATCTCCGGGCGGATAATCTGTTCCGCTAAAGGAGCTGATGAATTGCGGGTGATACCAGGAGGGTGGTTCAAAGTCCCATTGTAATTTGATTGCGCCGCCAAGCATGCCGATCTGCTTGCGTGTGTCCGATTCGAAATGCTGCCTCACGCTGGGCAGCCAGCTGGGATCAACGAGGCAGTCGTCATCGAGGTAAATCAGCACATCGCCCTTGGCGCACTCGATAGCCTTATTGCGGGCATGGGATACACCGGCCCGATCTTCAAACACATGCTCGATAGCGTGGGCAAATGCATGCTCTTCAGCGAGGCGGCGCGTGGCCTCATCCATGCCGTTGTTGATAATGATAAACTGAACCGACTCCTTCGGATACACGTCAAACCAGTGGTCCAGCACACGCTTAAGAATCTCAGCGCGACGATAGGTGCAGATAGCGACTGTGTAATTCAACGGCACGCTCAATCGGACGCAGTGGCATTCACCGCGATTTGCTTTACTCTCCTGAGTGTGTTGAGATCGAAAGGCTCTTGGCGAAGGAGCTGTAGCTGCGTTTTCCAGTCGTCAGAGCGGATCATCCAAGAGCAGGCAGCGCGGAAAAATTTGTTCTCAAAAACATCCTTCTCCTGGCATTTGCTTTGGCCCGCAATCGTCTTGGCAATTTCTTTTAACAGAGGATAGGCATACGGAATTTTCTTTGTCCTTAGGCCGGTCATCGCCTCCGCCGAGATGCCATACGCAGTGGGCGCAT is a window from the Cerasicoccus sp. TK19100 genome containing:
- a CDS encoding glycosyltransferase, giving the protein MPLNYTVAICTYRRAEILKRVLDHWFDVYPKESVQFIIINNGMDEATRRLAEEHAFAHAIEHVFEDRAGVSHARNKAIECAKGDVLIYLDDDCLVDPSWLPSVRQHFESDTRKQIGMLGGAIKLQWDFEPPSWYHPQFISSFSGTDYPPGDYEVTSAEQWLGEGNSAYWKSHLVEVGRFSTDLGRVKDCLLSNEGNELRVRLETKGYQTWYSSTMSVSHIVFEERLRSPKWLLKRNFWGGVSHKIQEMRHNGVANCGKELRYLIKYALLRDVPHLCPGSSPSYEKLSRACQAYFRVGLLYAIVRYRHKF